The Verrucomicrobiales bacterium genomic interval TCACCCGGCTGCAGCTCCAGGGCGATGATGCCCCTTTTGACAACGCCCTGCAGTGGTTTCCCCCGCCGCGGGAAAAACTGCAACTCCTCTATCTCGGCACCGACGCGGGAACCGACCCGAACCAGTCGCTCTATTATCTCCAAAGAGTCTTCACCGAGACGCGCCTGCGCGAGTTTCAGTGGATCCAGAGGAAACCAGGCGAGCCGCTCACGTTCCCGCCCTCCGAAGAGATCGCGTTGATGGTGGCCACCTCGGTTCTGGACGACACTCAAGCACAGGCCTTGCGTCCCCTGGTGGAGGCTGGAAGAACGCTGATCTACGCCCTCCCCAACGCCGCCGCTTCTCGAGGATTGGCCACCCTGCTCGGCACGGGAGAAATCACTCTTCAGGAGGCACCTCGGCGCAACTTCCATCTTCTCAGCCAGATCGACTTTCAGAACCCTCTGTTTGCTTCCTTCGCGGACAGTCGGTTTAACGACTTCACGAAAATTCATTTTTGGAAACATCGCCACTGGCGTCCGGCGGATCTCCCTGCCCAGGCCAAGGTGATCGCCTCATTCGACAATGACTCCCCCGCGATTGTGGAGATTCCGCTCGGGAAAGGCACGGTCTTGGTGATGACTTCGGGATGGGCGCCCGCAGACAGCCAACTGGCCCTATCCACCAAGTTCGTCCCGTTTCTGTATTCGGTGATGGATCGCAGTCGTCCGCTCCGAACAACCTCCGCCCAAGCCATCGTAGGAGAGGCAATCCCCCTGCCCATCGCCTCGGATCAGCCGTCACGCACCATCACCAAGCCAGACGGGACCGAAGTGAAGTGGGTAGGCAGCCAGTTTGGCGAGGCAAACCTGCCTGGCGTTTACGTGGTCAAGGACGCCAACCTGAAGATCGCGGTCAACCTCCCTCCGGAGGAGAGCCGAACCAGCCCACTTGGGCTGGATCCATTCGAGAAGCTGCTGTTGCCTCTGGCGAAGAAGCAGGGAACCACCACTGCCCCGGAACAGGAGGAACAGCGCCGCATTCTGGCGGGTGCTGAACTTGAAAATCGGCAAAAGCTGTGGCGGTGGCTGATGGCCGCCGGACTCTGCTTTGTGATAGCCGAAACCTGGCTGGCTGGCCGACTGGCCCGCCCCAGAGCGGTCTCGACCTGACCCCACAAAAAAAGCCCGCCGACCGAAGTCGGCGGGCTAGTGCAAACCTCCGATGGAGTTAGCTCTTGCGGCTCACGCGCCGGGAGAGGAGCGAGAGACCCGAGACCGCGAAGCCGAGCAGCGAGAGGGTCGCGCCGCCATCAGGAACACGGCCAACCAGGCTGTCGTTACCGCACGCCATGGTCAGGTGAAACAGATTGTCGTCGGTCTGGGAGAGCTTAACGCCGGAGCTCAACAGATCCACTTCACCGATGTAGTGCTTGCCGCCGGTGACTTGAGTGCCATCCTCGAGCGTCAGCGTGGCCGTGGAGTCTTCGACGACCGTCATGATGCCACTCCCAACCTTCACCAACCCCTGGGAACGTTCCGTGTTGAGTTTGTAGGGATTCGACA includes:
- a CDS encoding BatA domain-containing protein produces the protein MSFLAPLFLLGVLAVGMPILFHLIRRTTREKQVFSSLMFLQPTPPRITRQNRLENLLLLLLRCLVIGLLTFAFARPFLQKPTPVDPADASTRQTAVLIDMSASMQREDLWAQAVTQAEAALDQTKPGEIVGLYTFDQRLHPVLSLEESKKLPATERSTRFRQALTTIKPGWGSAALGSALIAVSEGFETGGRDQGRDGAGQALHRLWLISDLAEGSHLNGLQGHEWPKGLEIDIRPVVAKKPTNAGIQLLPQLGEEESMTGEANLRCRITNTPEAQREQFRVEVQGSSSNSPTSLEVYVPPGQSRTISIPTTGTQVTRLQLQGDDAPFDNALQWFPPPREKLQLLYLGTDAGTDPNQSLYYLQRVFTETRLREFQWIQRKPGEPLTFPPSEEIALMVATSVLDDTQAQALRPLVEAGRTLIYALPNAAASRGLATLLGTGEITLQEAPRRNFHLLSQIDFQNPLFASFADSRFNDFTKIHFWKHRHWRPADLPAQAKVIASFDNDSPAIVEIPLGKGTVLVMTSGWAPADSQLALSTKFVPFLYSVMDRSRPLRTTSAQAIVGEAIPLPIASDQPSRTITKPDGTEVKWVGSQFGEANLPGVYVVKDANLKIAVNLPPEESRTSPLGLDPFEKLLLPLAKKQGTTTAPEQEEQRRILAGAELENRQKLWRWLMAAGLCFVIAETWLAGRLARPRAVST